From Panthera uncia isolate 11264 chromosome E1, Puncia_PCG_1.0, whole genome shotgun sequence, one genomic window encodes:
- the PSME3 gene encoding proteasome activator complex subunit 3 isoform X2, translated as MASLLKVDQEVKLKVDSFRERITSEAEDLVANFFPKKLLELDSFLKEPILNIHDLTQIHSDMNLPVPDPILLTNSHDGLDGPTYKKRRLDECEEAFQGTKVFVMPNGMLKSNQQLVDIIEKVKPEIRLLIEKCNTVKMWVQLLIPRIEDGNNFGVSIQEETVAELRTVESEAASYLDQISRYYITRAKLVSKIAKYPHVEDYRRTVTEIDEKEYISLRLIISELRNQYVTLHDMILKNIEKIKRPRSSNAETLY; from the exons ATGGCCTCGTTGCTGAAGGTGGATCAGGAAGTGAAGCTCAAG GTTGATTCTTTCAGGGAGCGGATCACAAGTGAG GCAGAAGACTTGGTGGCaaattttttcccaaagaagttgTTAGAACTTGATAGTTTTTTGAAG GAACCAATCCTAAACATCCATGACCTAACTCAGATCCACTCAGACATGAATCTCCCAGTCCCTGACCCCATTCTTCTCACCAATAGCCACGATGGACTGGACGGT CCCACTTACAAGAAGCGAAGGCTGGATGAGTGTGAAGAGGCCTTCCAAG GAACCAAGGTGTTTGTGATGCCCAATGGGATGCTAAAAAGCAACCAGCAGCTGGTGGACATTATTGAGAAAGTGAAACCTGAGATCCGGCTGCTGATTGAGAAATGCAATACG GTCAAAATGTGGGTACAGCTCCTGATTCCTAGGATAGAAGATGGGAACAACTTTGGGGTGTCCATTCAG GAGGAGACAGTTGCAGAACTAAGAACTGTTGAGAGTGAAGCTGCATCTTATCTGGACCAGATTTCTAG atATTATATTACAAGAGCCAAATTGGTTTCTAAAATAGCTAAATATCCCCATGTG GAGGACTATCGCCGCACCGTGACAGAGATTGATGAGAAAGAATATATCAGCCTTCGACTCATCATATCAGAGTTAAGGAATCAATAT GTCACTCTACATGACATGATCCTGAAAAATATTGAGAAGATCAAACGGCCCCGGAGCAGCAATGCAGAGACACTGTACtga
- the PSME3 gene encoding proteasome activator complex subunit 3 isoform X1: MEKWILKKIKYLQSGGLSASHYNYKVDSFRERITSEAEDLVANFFPKKLLELDSFLKEPILNIHDLTQIHSDMNLPVPDPILLTNSHDGLDGPTYKKRRLDECEEAFQGTKVFVMPNGMLKSNQQLVDIIEKVKPEIRLLIEKCNTVKMWVQLLIPRIEDGNNFGVSIQEETVAELRTVESEAASYLDQISRYYITRAKLVSKIAKYPHVEDYRRTVTEIDEKEYISLRLIISELRNQYVTLHDMILKNIEKIKRPRSSNAETLY, translated from the exons ATGGAGAAATggatcctcaaaaaaataaagtatttacagTCTGGGGGCCTCTCAGCTTCTCATTACAATTACAAG GTTGATTCTTTCAGGGAGCGGATCACAAGTGAG GCAGAAGACTTGGTGGCaaattttttcccaaagaagttgTTAGAACTTGATAGTTTTTTGAAG GAACCAATCCTAAACATCCATGACCTAACTCAGATCCACTCAGACATGAATCTCCCAGTCCCTGACCCCATTCTTCTCACCAATAGCCACGATGGACTGGACGGT CCCACTTACAAGAAGCGAAGGCTGGATGAGTGTGAAGAGGCCTTCCAAG GAACCAAGGTGTTTGTGATGCCCAATGGGATGCTAAAAAGCAACCAGCAGCTGGTGGACATTATTGAGAAAGTGAAACCTGAGATCCGGCTGCTGATTGAGAAATGCAATACG GTCAAAATGTGGGTACAGCTCCTGATTCCTAGGATAGAAGATGGGAACAACTTTGGGGTGTCCATTCAG GAGGAGACAGTTGCAGAACTAAGAACTGTTGAGAGTGAAGCTGCATCTTATCTGGACCAGATTTCTAG atATTATATTACAAGAGCCAAATTGGTTTCTAAAATAGCTAAATATCCCCATGTG GAGGACTATCGCCGCACCGTGACAGAGATTGATGAGAAAGAATATATCAGCCTTCGACTCATCATATCAGAGTTAAGGAATCAATAT GTCACTCTACATGACATGATCCTGAAAAATATTGAGAAGATCAAACGGCCCCGGAGCAGCAATGCAGAGACACTGTACtga